A part of Haloarchaeobius sp. HME9146 genomic DNA contains:
- a CDS encoding ribbon-helix-helix domain-containing protein produces the protein MTEYTTVSIPKDLAERVDETIEGTSFSSTSDLVRFLLRSIVIQHQRSDGLSEAEFDEITNQLRDLGYLE, from the coding sequence ATGACCGAGTACACGACGGTCTCCATCCCGAAGGACCTGGCCGAGCGCGTCGACGAGACCATCGAGGGCACGAGTTTCTCGTCGACCTCCGACCTCGTGCGCTTCCTGCTTCGTAGCATCGTCATCCAGCACCAGCGGTCTGACGGTCTGTCGGAGGCGGAGTTCGACGAGATAACGAACCAGCTCCGGGACCTGGGCTACCTGGAGTGA
- the aglJ gene encoding S-layer glycoprotein N-glycosyltransferase AglJ, translating into MADSDDVCVLVPTYNEAATIGEVIDGLREEGFEDVLVIDGHSSDDTREIAEERGARVVKQSGTGRGSGKGEAVREGVLQHIDAEYVLMLDGDGTYKPEEAHDMLEPLFAGRAEHVIGDRFANMESGAMTRLNRFGNRMINTGFHVVHGQNFRDILSGYRAFTRDSFERMTLNAEGFGIETELAVECARQGIRTEVVDITYLARPDESETNLRPFRDGGAILLTLYLRSKTHNPLFYFGSVGGISGLAGLFVGAWVGYEWFFRSVPHDILAMLAGVLVLLGVQLVMFGVLADTIVSLHREQRSRLERIAEETREEAAAVEEASAAED; encoded by the coding sequence ATGGCCGATAGCGACGACGTGTGCGTGTTGGTGCCGACTTACAACGAGGCGGCGACCATCGGCGAGGTTATCGACGGGTTGCGCGAGGAGGGGTTCGAGGACGTGCTCGTTATCGACGGGCACTCATCGGACGACACTCGCGAGATCGCCGAAGAGCGCGGCGCACGCGTCGTCAAGCAGAGTGGAACAGGCCGCGGGTCGGGCAAAGGCGAGGCCGTTCGAGAGGGCGTGCTCCAGCACATCGACGCGGAGTACGTCCTGATGCTGGACGGTGACGGGACCTACAAGCCGGAAGAGGCACATGACATGCTCGAACCGCTCTTCGCAGGCCGCGCCGAGCACGTCATCGGGGACCGATTCGCCAACATGGAGTCGGGCGCGATGACGCGGCTTAACCGGTTCGGGAACCGGATGATAAACACGGGGTTTCACGTCGTGCACGGGCAGAACTTCCGGGACATCCTGAGTGGCTACCGGGCGTTCACGCGCGACTCGTTCGAACGGATGACGCTCAACGCGGAGGGGTTCGGCATCGAGACCGAACTCGCCGTCGAGTGCGCGCGACAGGGAATCAGGACCGAGGTCGTGGACATCACGTATCTCGCGCGCCCGGACGAATCGGAGACGAACCTGCGGCCGTTCCGGGACGGCGGAGCCATCCTGCTCACGCTGTATCTGCGCTCGAAGACGCACAACCCGCTGTTCTACTTCGGGAGCGTGGGCGGAATCAGCGGGCTCGCAGGGCTCTTCGTCGGTGCGTGGGTCGGCTACGAGTGGTTCTTCAGGAGCGTCCCACACGACATCCTGGCGATGCTCGCGGGGGTACTCGTGCTCCTGGGCGTCCAGCTCGTCATGTTCGGCGTGCTCGCGGACACCATCGTCTCGCTCCACCGGGAACAGCGAAGTCGCCTCGAACGGATCGCGGAGGAGACGCGAGAGGAGGCTGCAGCGGTTGAAGAGGCCTCGGCCGCCGAAGATTAG